From Bombyx mori chromosome 3, ASM3026992v2, the proteins below share one genomic window:
- the LOC733121 gene encoding chloride intracellular channel isoform 1 (isoform 1 is encoded by transcript variant 1) encodes MSDEIAENGTANGDVPEIELIIKASTIDGRRKGACLFCQEYFMDLYLLAELKTISLKVTTVDMQKPPPDFRTNFEATHPPILIDNGLAILENEKIERHIMKSVPGGHNLFVQDKEVASLIENLYSKLKLVLVRKDEQKSAALRAHLGRIDGLLERRETRFLTGDTMCCFDCELMPRLQHIRVAGKYFVDFEIPTTFRALWRYMYHMYQLDAFTQSCPADQDIINHYKLQQALKMKKHEELETPTFTTSIPIDVNELNNAE; translated from the exons GCATCGACGATCGATGGAAGACGAAAGGGCGCCTGTCTGTTCTGTCAGGAATACTTCATGGACCTATATCTGTTGGCTGAGCTTAAGACAATCAGTTTAAAG GTGACAACAGTGGACATGCAGAAGCCGCCCCCAGATTTCCGCACCAACTTCGAAGCGACACACCCGCCCATACTGATCGACAATGGGCTGGCGATACTTGAGAACGAGAAAATCGAACGGCACATCATGAAGTCCGTGCCAGGGGGACACAACCTATTCGTGCAG gacAAGGAGGTCGCGTCTCTAATCGAGAACCTGTATTCAAAACTGAAGCTGGTGCTGGTTCGCAAAGATGAACAGAAATCAGCGGCGTTACGAGCTCATCTCGGACGCATCGATGGACTTCTAGAACGCAGGGAGACCAG gtTCCTAACGGGCGACACTATGTGCTGTTTCGACTGCGAGCTGATGCCGAGGTTGCAGCACATCCGCGTCGCCGGGAAGTACTTCGTGGACTTCGAAATACCG ACGACGTTCCGTGCTTTGTGGCGTTACATGTATCACATGTATCAGCTTGACGCGTTCACGCAGAGCTGTCCCGCCGACCAGGACATCATCAACCACTACAAACTCCAGCAG gCATTGAAAATGAAGAAACATGAAGAACTTGAAACACCGACGTTCACGACCTCAATCCCCATCGACGTCAACGAACTGAATAACGCAGAGTAA
- the LOC733121 gene encoding chloride intracellular channel isoform X1 — protein sequence MSDEIAENGTANGDVPEIELIIKASTIDGRRKGACLFCQEYFMDLYLLAELKTISLKVTTVDMQKPPPDFRTNFEATHPPILIDNGLAILENEKIERHIMKSVPGGHNLFVQDKEVASLIENLYSKLKLVLVRKDEQKSAALRAHLGRIDGLLERRETRFLTGDTMCCFDCELMPRLQHIRVAGKYFVDFEIPTTFRALWRYMYHMYQLDAFTQSCPADQDIINHYKLQQQSAKGLVSPTLSRQRNDESQGSALKMKKHEELETPTFTTSIPIDVNELNNAE from the exons GCATCGACGATCGATGGAAGACGAAAGGGCGCCTGTCTGTTCTGTCAGGAATACTTCATGGACCTATATCTGTTGGCTGAGCTTAAGACAATCAGTTTAAAG GTGACAACAGTGGACATGCAGAAGCCGCCCCCAGATTTCCGCACCAACTTCGAAGCGACACACCCGCCCATACTGATCGACAATGGGCTGGCGATACTTGAGAACGAGAAAATCGAACGGCACATCATGAAGTCCGTGCCAGGGGGACACAACCTATTCGTGCAG gacAAGGAGGTCGCGTCTCTAATCGAGAACCTGTATTCAAAACTGAAGCTGGTGCTGGTTCGCAAAGATGAACAGAAATCAGCGGCGTTACGAGCTCATCTCGGACGCATCGATGGACTTCTAGAACGCAGGGAGACCAG gtTCCTAACGGGCGACACTATGTGCTGTTTCGACTGCGAGCTGATGCCGAGGTTGCAGCACATCCGCGTCGCCGGGAAGTACTTCGTGGACTTCGAAATACCG ACGACGTTCCGTGCTTTGTGGCGTTACATGTATCACATGTATCAGCTTGACGCGTTCACGCAGAGCTGTCCCGCCGACCAGGACATCATCAACCACTACAAACTCCAGCAG CAATCGGCGAAAGGTTTGGTGTCGCCAACATTATCCCGACAGAGAAATGATGAGAGCCAAGGATCG gCATTGAAAATGAAGAAACATGAAGAACTTGAAACACCGACGTTCACGACCTCAATCCCCATCGACGTCAACGAACTGAATAACGCAGAGTAA
- the LOC733121 gene encoding chloride intracellular channel isoform 2 (isoform 2 is encoded by transcript variant 2), with amino-acid sequence MSDEIAENGTANGLAILENEKIERHIMKSVPGGHNLFVQDKEVASLIENLYSKLKLVLVRKDEQKSAALRAHLGRIDGLLERRETRFLTGDTMCCFDCELMPRLQHIRVAGKYFVDFEIPTTFRALWRYMYHMYQLDAFTQSCPADQDIINHYKLQQALKMKKHEELETPTFTTSIPIDVNELNNAE; translated from the exons AATGGGCTGGCGATACTTGAGAACGAGAAAATCGAACGGCACATCATGAAGTCCGTGCCAGGGGGACACAACCTATTCGTGCAG gacAAGGAGGTCGCGTCTCTAATCGAGAACCTGTATTCAAAACTGAAGCTGGTGCTGGTTCGCAAAGATGAACAGAAATCAGCGGCGTTACGAGCTCATCTCGGACGCATCGATGGACTTCTAGAACGCAGGGAGACCAG gtTCCTAACGGGCGACACTATGTGCTGTTTCGACTGCGAGCTGATGCCGAGGTTGCAGCACATCCGCGTCGCCGGGAAGTACTTCGTGGACTTCGAAATACCG ACGACGTTCCGTGCTTTGTGGCGTTACATGTATCACATGTATCAGCTTGACGCGTTCACGCAGAGCTGTCCCGCCGACCAGGACATCATCAACCACTACAAACTCCAGCAG gCATTGAAAATGAAGAAACATGAAGAACTTGAAACACCGACGTTCACGACCTCAATCCCCATCGACGTCAACGAACTGAATAACGCAGAGTAA
- the LOC101743632 gene encoding mitochondrial coenzyme A diphosphatase NUDT8, giving the protein MCAKSPFSVNSIFCLTSRERCLMNLKRAKVPKFGSTPTATAAVLVPLCRVAEVPSLLYTVRSSNLRTNSGQISFPGGKTDKNETPIETALRETDEEIGLSAKEIDVWGHGPAVPGRNNKIMITPVIGTIFNFKPESLNINVKEVAEVFTVPIEMLCDTKNQHYTQFKNGFILPVFLAGGYKIWGITAYLTHMFLSSLMTKDVYRNEWMKKKIKL; this is encoded by the coding sequence ATGTGTGCTAAGTCTCCGTTTAGTGTCAACAGCATATTTTGTCTCACGTCCCGAGAACGATGTTTGATGAATCTAAAAAGGGCTAAGGTTCCAAAGTTCGGAAGTACACCAACAGCTACGGCTGCGGTTTTAGTGCCTTTGTGTCGTGTTGCCGAAGTTCCTTCTCTATTATATACAGTAAGGTCTTCAAATTTACGAACAAACAGTGGTCAAATATCTTTTCCGGGTGGAAAAactgataaaaatgaaactccCATTGAAACAGCACTTAGGGAGACTGATGAAGAGATTGGGCTTTCTGCTAAAGAAATAGACGTCTGGGGCCATGGTCCTGCAGTACCTGGgcgtaataacaaaataatgatCACCCCAGTAATTGGTACTATATTCAATTTTAAACCAGAATCATTGAATATCAATGTGAAAGAAGTAGCAGAAGTTTTTACAGTCCCAATTGAGATGTTATGTGACACAAAGAACCAACATTATACACAATTCAAAAATGGTTTCATATTACCAGTATTCTTGGCAGGAGGCTACAAAATATGGGGTATTACTGCTTACTTGACTCACATGTTTTTAAGTTCATTAATGACCAAAGATGTTTACAGAAATGAGTGGatgaaaaaaaagattaaattataa